The Leifsonia poae region GCGGGAACCCGGCAGCGGCCTCAGGCGAGGAGCATCAGCACGAAGCCGATGAGAGGCAGGATTCCCTGCACCAGCGCCGGCCGGAGGTAGCCGCGCCCGGTCGTCACGAGCACCACGGCGGCGGCGACCATGCTCGCCATCGTGAACAGGATGAGCGCGAGCCCGGGCCCGTGCATCCCGACCCCGAACAGGATCAGCCCGACGATGGCGCCGATCGCGAGGAAGAGGTTGTAGAAGCCCTGGTTGTACGCCATGGGTCGAACCGTGTCGGCGGCCTCCTGGCTGGCGACGCCGAACCGTTTCCAGACGGCGGGCCGGGCCCAGCCGACACTCTCCATCAGGAAGATCCCGATGTGCAGGGCCGCTGCCAGGGTGACCATCACGGTCGCGAGGACGATCATGGCCAC contains the following coding sequences:
- a CDS encoding DUF1304 domain-containing protein codes for the protein MIVLATVMVTLAAALHIGIFLMESVGWARPAVWKRFGVASQEAADTVRPMAYNQGFYNLFLAIGAIVGLILFGVGMHGPGLALILFTMASMVAAAVVLVTTGRGYLRPALVQGILPLIGFVLMLLA